The DNA window AGCATGGATTCAAACTGACCAAACAAGTCATTGAAACGCATGGCGAATGCCAGGTCTGTTCCTCCAAATCAAAAGAAAAAGTATAGAAGAACAATATGCGCGCTGAATTTGTAAACCCGTTTTTAGCTTCTTTAATGAACGTACTAAAAACCATGGCTTCTCTGGAACTGAAGCCACAAAAGCCTCGAATCAAAAAAGATGAAATCGCCCGCGGAGATGTTTCAGGTCTGATTGGCATGGTTGGCCCACAAACTCGTGGCTCAATGTCGATTACCTTTGATGAAGCGCTGGCGCTGGAAATTATGCAGAATATGCTTGGTGAGCGCCCGAACGGACTCAATGAAGAAGTCACTGATATGGTCGGTGAAATCACCAACATGGTTACTGGTGGTGCGAAACGTATTCTGGCTGAAAGTGGATTTGATTTTGAAATGGCCACTCCTGTGGTGGTTTCTGGCCGTGGGCATACCATCCGTCACAAGTGTGA is part of the Vibrio sp. B1FLJ16 genome and encodes:
- a CDS encoding chemotaxis protein CheX → MRAEFVNPFLASLMNVLKTMASLELKPQKPRIKKDEIARGDVSGLIGMVGPQTRGSMSITFDEALALEIMQNMLGERPNGLNEEVTDMVGEITNMVTGGAKRILAESGFDFEMATPVVVSGRGHTIRHKCEGSIIIMPFTSEWGNAFIEICFE